Proteins co-encoded in one uncultured Draconibacterium sp. genomic window:
- a CDS encoding RidA family protein: MNTIEKNLKVLGLELPPAPPLGGIYHPVVIAGNQLFVSGQGPLRSDNTLITGKVGKDLTLKEGQQAALQVGLTMLATIKAQIGDLGKIKRLIKTLGMVNCYPEFEQHPQTINGFSQLMVDVLGEQNGKGARSAVGMSLPGNIAVEVECIFELQEE; encoded by the coding sequence ATGAATACCATCGAAAAAAATCTCAAAGTATTAGGATTAGAATTACCACCAGCTCCTCCACTCGGGGGAATTTATCATCCGGTTGTAATCGCCGGCAATCAGTTATTTGTTTCCGGGCAGGGGCCATTAAGAAGCGACAACACACTGATTACTGGAAAAGTTGGTAAAGACCTAACGCTTAAAGAAGGACAACAGGCTGCCTTACAGGTGGGGTTAACCATGTTGGCAACAATAAAAGCACAAATCGGTGATTTGGGAAAAATTAAGCGCTTGATAAAAACCCTGGGAATGGTTAATTGCTACCCTGAATTTGAGCAACATCCGCAAACAATTAATGGATTTAGCCAGCTGATGGTTGATGTTTTGGGTGAACAAAACGGAAAAGGGGCCCGTAGTGCAGTAGGAATGTCACTTCCCGGAAATATTGCAGTTGAAGTAGAATGTATTTTTGAATTACAAGAAGAATAG
- a CDS encoding gluconate:H+ symporter, whose translation MMPLFIVFSAVILLLLLITVGKINAFISFTLVCIYVGLMMGLPVETIVGAIKKGMGDTLGLLVLILGFGSMLGKLVADSGAAQKITQTLVAIFGLKKIHWALMLTGLIVGIPMFYSVGFVILIPIIFAVAASTGLPLIFVGLPMLASLSVTHGYLPPHPAPTAIAGMFGADIGKTIFYGFIVAIPAIIIAGPVLSPRFKKIKANPLKEFTGEVILEESELPSTFVSILTALMPVILIGLSGLLTRLVSETSVVFSLVEGIGDPVIAMLLSVLFAIYMLALRKGKKMKEVMTGLAQAISSIAMILLILAGAGGLKEVLVVSGISDYLGDLLRLSGMSPLFLAWLIAAVIRVAVGSATVAGMTAAGIVLPLVSLPGGPSPELMVLAIGSGSLMLSHVNDGGFWMFKEYFNISVKETFLTWTVMESTISIVGLIVILLLNTII comes from the coding sequence ATGATGCCGTTATTTATTGTTTTTAGCGCAGTTATCCTGCTTCTTTTATTAATAACTGTTGGAAAAATCAATGCATTTATCTCATTTACATTGGTGTGTATTTATGTTGGGTTGATGATGGGGCTACCGGTAGAAACCATCGTGGGCGCTATTAAAAAGGGTATGGGCGATACACTCGGGCTACTTGTTCTGATTCTTGGTTTTGGATCGATGCTCGGGAAATTGGTAGCCGATAGCGGAGCTGCACAAAAAATCACACAAACTTTGGTTGCTATTTTCGGATTGAAAAAGATACATTGGGCACTGATGCTAACCGGCTTGATTGTAGGGATACCGATGTTTTACTCGGTAGGTTTTGTAATTTTAATTCCCATTATTTTTGCCGTAGCTGCTTCAACAGGTTTGCCATTAATTTTTGTTGGACTTCCTATGCTGGCTTCTTTGTCGGTAACACACGGCTATCTACCCCCTCATCCGGCACCAACTGCCATTGCCGGAATGTTTGGCGCAGACATAGGGAAAACTATTTTCTATGGATTTATAGTTGCCATTCCGGCTATTATTATTGCCGGGCCGGTTCTTTCGCCACGTTTCAAAAAAATAAAAGCCAATCCGCTTAAAGAATTTACCGGTGAGGTTATTCTGGAAGAGAGCGAGCTTCCATCCACATTTGTCAGTATTTTAACGGCATTAATGCCTGTAATTTTAATAGGGCTTTCAGGTTTGCTTACCCGTTTGGTAAGCGAAACATCCGTAGTGTTTTCTCTTGTTGAAGGAATCGGAGATCCTGTAATTGCCATGTTGCTTTCCGTGTTGTTTGCCATTTACATGCTGGCTTTGAGAAAGGGTAAAAAAATGAAGGAAGTTATGACCGGACTTGCCCAGGCCATTTCCAGTATCGCTATGATTTTACTTATTCTGGCAGGTGCCGGTGGGTTAAAAGAAGTTTTGGTGGTAAGTGGTATCAGCGATTATTTAGGTGATTTATTAAGGCTCTCTGGAATGTCGCCCTTGTTCTTAGCCTGGCTGATTGCTGCTGTAATAAGGGTTGCTGTAGGGTCTGCAACAGTTGCCGGAATGACGGCAGCCGGAATTGTTTTACCACTGGTGTCTTTACCGGGAGGGCCATCCCCCGAATTGATGGTTCTCGCTATTGGCTCTGGCAGCTTAATGCTTTCGCACGTAAACGACGGAGGTTTCTGGATGTTCAAGGAATATTTCAACATATCGGTGAAAGAAACTTTTTTAACCTGGACAGTTATGGAATCCACGATTTCAATCGTTGGGTTAATCGTAATTTTATTATTGAACACTATTATTTAA
- a CDS encoding glycoside hydrolase family 3 N-terminal domain-containing protein: MKRTKLLLLLLCLGFISTSQTRSDNNNGFSSYRNPNLSIEKRVKDLIGKMTIDEKVGQILCFMGWNMYELKGDSVAPSAQFKTLEKEQLAGMLWATFRADPWTKKTLENGLNPELAAKTANALQRYNIENSRLGIPLFLAEEAPHGHMAIGTTIFPTGIGQAATFNPVLIEKMGKVIGEELRLQGAHIAYGPILDLAREPRWSRVEETYGEDPVLAARMGAAMVAGLGSGDVSQQGNVISTLKHFIAYGVPESGVNGNVSVVSRRDLLEDYFPPFRSAIDAGALSVMTAYNSIDGIPATMNKEYLTDILRDQWNFRGFSVSDLYSIPGIKTSHFVAKTVQEAAIKSIEAGTDVDLGGTAYAELREAVQDGKLPESLIDSAVCNVLRWKFAMGLFENPYVDPKEAKKKVHNKDNIALARALARQSTVLLENKGILPLNKKGIKVAVVGPNADKMYNQLGDYTSPQLAENVITVLEGIQSKVGIKNVVYAKGCAIRDTSQTDISAAVKAVESADVAVVVVGGSSARDFNTDYQATGAAVANNKLLSDMECGEGNDRMTLGLMGDQLKLLEAIKRTGKPLVVVYIEGRPLNMNWASENADALLTAWYPGEQGGGGIADVLFGDYNPTGRLPISVPREVGQLPVYYNKKNPVAHNYVEGSSAPLYAFGEGKSYSTFEYANLKVEKVSDFVYTASFDLTNTGDFDGAEVPQLYLRDEYASTVRPVKQLQNFAHVYLKSGETQKVTFTLTKEMFSLIGVDYKRVIEPGDFTIFIGASSADIKLKSKIHIESKFEFVQ, translated from the coding sequence ATGAAAAGGACAAAACTTCTATTGCTATTACTTTGTCTTGGTTTCATAAGTACTAGTCAAACGCGTAGTGATAACAACAACGGTTTTTCTTCTTATCGAAATCCAAACCTTTCTATAGAAAAAAGAGTTAAGGATTTAATCGGGAAGATGACTATTGATGAAAAAGTGGGGCAAATATTGTGTTTCATGGGGTGGAATATGTATGAACTTAAAGGAGATAGTGTAGCTCCTTCCGCCCAGTTTAAAACCTTGGAAAAAGAACAGTTAGCAGGTATGCTGTGGGCTACCTTTCGCGCTGATCCCTGGACTAAAAAGACCCTCGAAAACGGGTTGAATCCCGAGTTAGCTGCAAAAACTGCTAATGCTTTACAACGTTATAATATTGAAAATTCCCGTTTGGGAATTCCCCTGTTTTTGGCAGAAGAAGCTCCACATGGACATATGGCTATCGGAACAACCATTTTCCCGACAGGGATAGGACAGGCAGCAACATTCAATCCTGTGCTGATTGAAAAAATGGGGAAGGTAATTGGAGAGGAACTACGTTTACAGGGAGCCCATATTGCTTATGGTCCCATTCTTGATTTAGCCCGCGAACCTCGTTGGTCGCGTGTTGAGGAAACTTATGGAGAGGATCCTGTCCTGGCGGCTCGAATGGGAGCAGCAATGGTTGCTGGTTTAGGAAGTGGAGATGTATCGCAACAGGGAAATGTCATTTCAACATTAAAACACTTTATTGCTTACGGGGTTCCTGAGTCGGGAGTGAATGGTAACGTATCGGTGGTTAGTCGTAGAGATTTGCTTGAGGACTATTTCCCTCCCTTTCGTAGTGCAATTGATGCTGGGGCCTTGTCGGTAATGACTGCCTATAACTCAATCGATGGGATTCCTGCAACGATGAACAAAGAATACCTGACTGATATTTTACGTGACCAATGGAATTTTCGGGGATTTTCGGTTTCCGACCTGTATAGTATTCCCGGAATTAAGACATCGCACTTTGTGGCTAAGACAGTTCAGGAGGCAGCAATAAAATCAATCGAAGCCGGAACAGACGTGGATCTGGGAGGTACGGCTTATGCTGAACTGCGCGAAGCAGTGCAGGACGGCAAACTGCCGGAAAGCTTGATCGACTCGGCTGTTTGCAACGTACTGCGTTGGAAGTTTGCAATGGGGTTGTTTGAAAATCCTTACGTCGATCCAAAAGAAGCCAAAAAGAAAGTGCACAACAAAGACAATATTGCATTGGCCAGAGCATTGGCCAGGCAATCTACCGTACTACTTGAAAATAAAGGCATATTGCCACTCAATAAAAAAGGTATAAAGGTGGCTGTTGTTGGTCCTAATGCCGATAAGATGTACAATCAATTGGGTGATTATACTTCCCCGCAACTGGCAGAAAATGTAATTACTGTTTTAGAAGGTATTCAATCTAAAGTTGGGATAAAGAATGTGGTTTACGCCAAAGGTTGCGCCATTCGCGACACTAGCCAAACGGATATTTCAGCAGCTGTGAAAGCTGTAGAAAGTGCAGACGTGGCAGTGGTTGTGGTTGGCGGTTCCAGTGCCCGCGACTTTAATACCGATTATCAGGCTACAGGAGCAGCAGTTGCCAACAATAAGTTATTGTCTGATATGGAATGTGGCGAAGGAAACGACCGTATGACTTTGGGCTTGATGGGAGATCAGCTAAAACTATTGGAAGCTATTAAAAGGACAGGTAAACCTTTGGTGGTGGTTTATATCGAAGGCCGCCCTCTGAATATGAATTGGGCTTCTGAAAATGCAGATGCTCTGCTAACGGCTTGGTATCCGGGTGAACAAGGAGGAGGCGGTATCGCCGATGTTTTGTTCGGCGATTATAACCCAACGGGGCGTTTGCCGATCTCAGTTCCGCGAGAAGTAGGGCAATTGCCGGTTTACTACAACAAAAAGAATCCAGTTGCGCACAACTATGTCGAGGGGTCTTCGGCTCCATTGTACGCTTTTGGAGAAGGTAAAAGCTATTCAACTTTTGAATATGCGAATTTGAAAGTTGAAAAAGTTAGTGATTTTGTCTATACCGCTTCGTTTGATTTAACTAATACCGGGGACTTTGACGGGGCAGAGGTACCACAGTTGTATTTGCGCGATGAATATGCGTCAACGGTACGTCCGGTTAAGCAGCTTCAAAATTTCGCACATGTGTACCTAAAGAGTGGCGAAACCCAAAAGGTTACTTTCACGCTGACCAAAGAGATGTTTAGCCTGATTGGCGTTGATTACAAACGCGTGATTGAACCGGGAGATTTTACGATATTCATAGGAGCTTCATCAGCAGATATAAAGCTAAAATCCAAAATTCATATTGAGAGTAAATTTGAATTTGTACAATAA
- a CDS encoding family 20 glycosylhydrolase yields MKMKLLLLTIFLTAILLDASARENKINVIPEPVAVKTTDGEFILDKNVRLVTNSGSADVSNLIQNFKKKIEVPTGINLPIASNSNGKNISLEINESRDETLGDEGYRLNVSESSVSLRANTSKGLFYGIQTILQLLPVEIESLHKTDKVSWKIPCVEILDYPRFGWRGLMLDVSRHFFTKGEVLRYLDEMARYKYNRLHLHLADDQGWRIEIKALPNLTKIGAWRVERTGLYGDLLPAFEHEPATDGGFYTQEDMKEIIAYAAKLHIVILPEIDVPAHSLALIASYPELSCTQKQYSVVAGRRGPYVDNVLCVGNETVFEKLDTIFTEIANLFPCKYIHIGGDEADKSFWENCPKCQKRMCEEHLDNSKELQSYFVKRMEKMLKAKGKKLIGWDEILEGGLAPEATVMSWRGMQGGIEAAKQKHHVIMTPQRFCYLDLYQSDRSAEPPTYGMCLLSKSYSLEPVPEGVDDGLILGGQGNLWTESVPNYRQVQYMTWPRALALAEVFWSPKQNKNWEHFVSKVENQFQRFDLLNIKYARSFYNPIISVNSSGYRDVSVSLSTEIEGLVIYYSFDNINPDEFYPKYEGEPLTFPQGASMLKAVTYRGGKQVGSIVSITKEGAKQRLKEASGMW; encoded by the coding sequence ATGAAAATGAAACTTCTTCTGCTTACAATATTTTTAACGGCTATATTGCTAGACGCATCTGCCAGGGAAAATAAAATAAATGTTATTCCGGAGCCGGTTGCTGTAAAAACAACAGATGGAGAATTTATTTTAGATAAAAACGTTCGTTTAGTTACCAATTCCGGTAGCGCTGATGTTAGCAATCTTATTCAAAATTTCAAGAAAAAGATAGAAGTACCCACCGGTATCAACCTTCCAATAGCAAGTAATTCCAACGGAAAAAACATATCACTGGAAATAAATGAGTCTAGGGACGAGACTCTGGGAGACGAAGGGTATCGTTTAAATGTATCGGAATCGTCAGTGAGCTTGAGGGCCAATACTTCTAAAGGATTGTTTTATGGAATACAAACAATTCTTCAGCTATTACCGGTTGAAATAGAAAGTTTGCATAAAACAGATAAAGTCAGCTGGAAAATTCCTTGTGTAGAAATTTTAGACTATCCCCGATTTGGCTGGCGGGGGTTAATGCTGGATGTAAGCCGCCATTTCTTTACCAAAGGAGAGGTACTTCGTTACCTTGATGAAATGGCTCGTTATAAATACAACCGTTTGCACTTGCATCTGGCCGATGATCAAGGTTGGCGAATTGAGATTAAGGCTCTGCCCAACTTAACAAAAATTGGTGCCTGGCGTGTTGAACGTACGGGGCTGTATGGCGATTTGCTTCCCGCATTTGAGCACGAACCGGCGACCGATGGCGGGTTCTACACTCAGGAAGATATGAAAGAAATTATTGCCTACGCAGCAAAATTGCATATTGTTATATTGCCCGAGATTGATGTACCAGCGCATAGTCTGGCTTTAATTGCTTCTTACCCCGAACTTTCGTGTACCCAAAAGCAATACAGTGTTGTTGCGGGGCGCAGGGGGCCATACGTCGATAATGTTTTGTGTGTAGGTAACGAAACTGTTTTTGAAAAGCTAGATACAATATTTACTGAAATAGCTAACCTTTTTCCCTGTAAGTATATTCACATAGGAGGCGACGAAGCCGACAAATCTTTTTGGGAAAACTGCCCAAAATGCCAGAAAAGAATGTGTGAAGAGCATCTCGACAACAGCAAAGAGCTTCAGAGTTACTTTGTTAAGCGAATGGAGAAAATGCTGAAGGCAAAAGGAAAAAAACTAATTGGCTGGGATGAAATACTGGAAGGCGGTTTGGCACCGGAAGCTACGGTGATGAGCTGGCGCGGAATGCAAGGGGGAATTGAAGCTGCAAAACAAAAACATCATGTAATTATGACTCCACAGAGGTTTTGCTATTTAGATCTCTATCAAAGCGACCGTAGTGCAGAACCTCCTACATACGGGATGTGCCTGTTAAGTAAATCTTACAGTCTTGAACCTGTTCCAGAAGGGGTTGATGATGGATTGATTCTCGGAGGTCAAGGTAACCTGTGGACCGAGTCTGTTCCGAATTATCGCCAGGTACAATATATGACATGGCCCCGGGCTCTGGCTTTGGCGGAAGTATTTTGGAGCCCAAAGCAAAATAAAAATTGGGAGCATTTTGTAAGCAAAGTGGAAAATCAGTTTCAACGATTTGACTTGCTAAACATTAAATATGCAAGAAGCTTCTATAACCCGATAATTTCAGTGAATAGTTCAGGATATCGAGATGTTTCTGTTAGTTTATCAACTGAGATTGAGGGCTTAGTTATTTACTATTCGTTTGATAATATAAATCCGGATGAGTTCTACCCAAAATATGAGGGAGAACCATTAACGTTTCCGCAAGGTGCAAGCATGTTAAAAGCTGTTACTTACCGGGGAGGCAAACAGGTTGGGAGTATTGTTAGTATAACAAAAGAGGGCGCAAAACAAAGGCTGAAAGAGGCATCGGGCATGTGGTAG
- a CDS encoding discoidin domain-containing protein: protein MRFQRKYFLFAMLCLIVVLSSCENTGESYSKKGSVYPGNPEENFSPRLIRDDNNYRNIAKNRAAYHSSSYDYNLTAQLVTDGIIEAEEPGFIIVNSSNGILPKREREKIFDHNIVTSLSFKGNDIFIELDEKGNYPARKVDAISITGTAILDNLRGGNWQIQCLGSVDGENWKPIKTKTGYGNIGEIRQMVASSKKGLNNLRKPRNPYGDSANDPKPTYTRNRKPIQHRSIINETFRLDTPVNYCYYKLKLSAPNVKEWHISNWDFYSGENKLKIAPSDIFTSAWMSEGSENEWVYVDFGFVSSFDLIKLFWVQKPNVYKIQLSDNAKDWDDLLTVPNNAGTADELKLKTTAHSRYVRVYIPNAGKRCVLSELEVYGKGGAATVPAQKPKIESNRMELSGGNWKIQRSSEVSADGETISTKDFVTTNWLTATVPGTVLVSYLNAGAIPDPDFSDNQLMISESFFYSDFWYRTTFDVPEQFSAPKTFLNFDGINWKADVFFNGKKVGKIEGAFIRGKFDITDLIVPGKKNVLAVLIHKNDNPGIVKEQTQASPDLNGGVLGADNPTFHASIGWDWIPTIRGRNIGIWNEVYLSTNGAVEIENPFITSDLPLPDTTSADVDIKLNVVNHTAEAVTGVLKGRFGDINFSKDVVLSPNESKIVEFNSKDYPALHLKNPRLWWPKGYGAPNLYDVELSFLSQEGISDKKTFKTGIREMSYSNKNEVLSLYINGRRFVGRGGNWGFSESNLRYRSREYDIAVALHADMNFTMIRNWVGQIGDEELYEACDRHGIMIWQDFWLANPSDGPNPNDNTMFMNNAKDMVTKIRNHPCIALYCGRNEGNPPAELDTALRKLTQKVHPGILYISHSSRGSVSGEGPYRALPVRDYFLLYGFDKFHSERGMPNVMTFESLKKTLPEDKLWPQNRLWGIHDYCLEGAQKAASFNQMIEKAFGKINDAKTFTEMAQWINYNGYRGLFEGRSLYRKGMLLWMSHSAWPSMVWQTYDYYFEPTAAYFGCKKACEPIHVQWNPVFNFIEVVNYSGGNRSGLKVNAQILNMDGTVQWETEAIVDSKEDSTVQPFQLKFPQNLSEVHFIKLSLEENGKNISNNFYWRSLVDGNYQALNKLPKINLSTNTSSIKTGSIWNLKTTIKNLTNTPALMVRLKVVGAKNRERILPVFYSDNYVFLMPGEEKTINMSLQDEDTQGEEPEVEIMGFNILPTKQ from the coding sequence ATGAGATTTCAACGAAAATACTTTTTGTTTGCGATGTTGTGCCTTATTGTGGTGCTTAGCAGTTGTGAAAATACTGGGGAAAGTTATTCGAAAAAGGGGAGTGTTTACCCGGGTAATCCGGAAGAAAACTTTTCGCCTCGCTTAATTCGTGATGATAATAATTACAGGAACATAGCAAAGAACAGAGCTGCCTATCATTCTTCGAGTTACGACTACAATCTAACTGCACAGCTTGTAACAGATGGTATTATTGAAGCCGAGGAGCCTGGTTTTATTATCGTAAATTCATCGAATGGTATCTTACCTAAACGAGAAAGAGAAAAGATATTCGATCATAATATTGTAACATCTTTAAGTTTCAAAGGGAACGATATTTTTATCGAACTAGATGAAAAAGGAAACTATCCGGCCCGGAAAGTGGATGCCATTTCAATTACGGGCACGGCTATTCTCGATAATTTAAGGGGAGGGAATTGGCAAATTCAGTGTTTGGGATCTGTTGATGGTGAAAATTGGAAGCCAATAAAGACTAAAACAGGATATGGGAACATAGGAGAAATACGACAAATGGTGGCTTCATCAAAGAAGGGCTTGAACAATCTCAGGAAGCCACGAAATCCTTACGGAGATAGCGCGAATGATCCTAAACCAACCTATACGAGAAACAGGAAGCCAATCCAGCATCGGTCGATTATAAATGAGACGTTTCGTTTGGATACTCCGGTTAACTATTGTTACTATAAGCTAAAACTAAGTGCTCCCAATGTAAAAGAATGGCATATCAGCAATTGGGATTTCTATTCCGGGGAAAATAAGTTAAAAATAGCTCCATCTGATATATTTACGAGCGCCTGGATGAGTGAAGGATCTGAAAACGAGTGGGTTTATGTGGATTTTGGTTTTGTAAGTAGTTTCGATTTGATAAAATTATTCTGGGTTCAGAAACCTAATGTATACAAAATTCAGCTTTCTGATAATGCGAAAGACTGGGATGATTTGCTGACAGTGCCAAACAATGCCGGTACAGCTGACGAATTGAAACTTAAAACTACGGCACATAGTAGATATGTGAGGGTGTATATCCCAAATGCTGGCAAAAGATGTGTTTTAAGCGAGCTGGAAGTTTATGGCAAAGGTGGGGCGGCTACTGTTCCTGCCCAAAAACCAAAAATTGAAAGCAATAGGATGGAATTGTCGGGTGGAAATTGGAAAATACAACGTTCTTCAGAGGTAAGTGCTGATGGAGAAACAATATCCACCAAAGACTTTGTTACTACTAACTGGTTAACGGCAACCGTTCCTGGAACTGTTTTGGTTAGCTATTTAAATGCTGGCGCTATTCCTGATCCTGACTTTAGCGATAACCAACTGATGATTTCCGAGTCGTTCTTTTATTCTGACTTTTGGTATAGAACTACTTTTGACGTACCGGAGCAATTCTCAGCCCCAAAGACATTCTTAAATTTTGATGGTATTAATTGGAAGGCTGATGTATTTTTTAATGGTAAAAAAGTTGGTAAAATCGAAGGTGCTTTTATTCGCGGAAAATTTGATATAACAGATTTAATTGTGCCTGGCAAAAAAAATGTTTTAGCCGTATTGATTCATAAAAATGACAATCCAGGTATAGTTAAAGAGCAGACACAGGCTAGCCCGGATTTAAATGGAGGAGTACTTGGAGCTGATAATCCTACTTTTCATGCCTCTATTGGCTGGGACTGGATACCAACAATACGAGGACGGAATATTGGTATATGGAATGAAGTGTATTTATCCACGAATGGTGCAGTAGAAATTGAAAATCCTTTTATTACTTCAGATTTACCTTTGCCAGATACTACTTCCGCTGATGTTGATATAAAACTCAATGTAGTTAATCATACAGCCGAAGCTGTAACAGGTGTGCTAAAAGGGAGGTTTGGCGATATTAATTTTTCTAAAGATGTTGTCCTTAGTCCAAATGAATCAAAGATTGTTGAGTTCAACAGCAAGGACTATCCTGCTTTACATCTTAAAAATCCACGGTTGTGGTGGCCAAAAGGTTATGGGGCTCCTAATCTCTATGATGTTGAATTATCTTTCCTGTCTCAGGAAGGTATATCTGATAAAAAGACTTTTAAGACAGGTATTAGGGAAATGTCTTACAGTAACAAAAATGAAGTCCTCAGCCTTTATATAAATGGAAGGAGGTTTGTTGGGCGAGGAGGAAACTGGGGCTTCTCTGAATCCAATTTGAGGTATCGTTCAAGAGAATACGATATTGCAGTTGCTTTACATGCTGACATGAATTTTACAATGATCAGAAATTGGGTAGGGCAAATAGGCGATGAAGAGTTGTACGAGGCCTGCGATCGCCACGGTATAATGATTTGGCAGGATTTCTGGTTAGCTAATCCCTCTGATGGTCCCAATCCAAACGATAATACAATGTTTATGAATAACGCAAAAGATATGGTAACCAAAATTAGGAACCATCCCTGTATTGCGCTTTATTGTGGAAGAAACGAAGGTAACCCTCCTGCAGAATTAGATACTGCGTTAAGGAAGTTAACCCAAAAGGTTCATCCTGGAATTTTATACATATCGCATTCATCCAGAGGATCAGTGAGTGGAGAAGGCCCTTATAGGGCATTGCCTGTGCGCGATTATTTCCTTTTATATGGATTTGATAAATTTCATAGCGAACGTGGAATGCCGAATGTTATGACTTTTGAAAGCCTGAAGAAGACTTTACCCGAAGATAAGTTGTGGCCACAGAACAGGTTATGGGGGATTCATGATTATTGCCTTGAAGGGGCACAGAAGGCAGCTTCTTTTAACCAAATGATAGAAAAGGCCTTTGGGAAGATAAACGATGCTAAAACGTTTACCGAGATGGCACAATGGATTAACTACAATGGGTATCGCGGCTTATTTGAAGGGCGCAGTTTATACCGAAAAGGCATGCTTTTGTGGATGAGTCATTCTGCTTGGCCATCGATGGTTTGGCAAACATATGATTACTACTTTGAGCCTACGGCAGCATATTTTGGTTGTAAAAAGGCTTGCGAACCTATTCATGTGCAATGGAACCCGGTTTTTAATTTTATTGAGGTGGTTAATTATAGTGGTGGTAATAGATCAGGGTTAAAGGTTAACGCTCAAATTCTAAATATGGATGGGACTGTACAATGGGAAACTGAAGCAATTGTTGACAGCAAAGAAGATTCAACAGTACAACCCTTTCAGCTAAAATTTCCACAAAATCTATCAGAAGTTCATTTTATAAAATTGAGCCTTGAAGAAAACGGAAAAAATATTTCAAACAATTTTTATTGGAGAAGTTTGGTTGACGGAAATTATCAGGCATTAAATAAGCTTCCTAAAATTAATCTTTCGACTAACACATCAAGCATAAAAACGGGTAGTATCTGGAATTTAAAAACAACCATTAAAAATCTTACGAATACCCCTGCATTAATGGTAAGGTTAAAGGTTGTTGGGGCGAAGAATAGAGAACGCATTCTTCCTGTTTTTTACAGCGATAATTATGTGTTTTTAATGCCTGGCGAAGAAAAAACAATAAACATGAGTTTACAAGATGAGGATACTCAAGGTGAGGAGCCTGAGGTTGAAATTATGGGATTCAATATTTTGCCAACTAAACAGTAA
- a CDS encoding D-TA family PLP-dependent enzyme, which produces MWNKIINEAEVFTPSVLVYPERIRENIRRMITIAGDVFRLRPHVKTHKMAEVVQLQVQQNITKFKCATLTEMEMTAMNGGTDILLAYPLLGPDISNYFNIVDKYPQVKFSVTVDNEKSVTDLVDKARQRQQKVNVFIDIDNGMHRTGIEPEPAFDFAVSISMNSWLNFVGLHIYDGHIHVSDLKTRTEQCENDFSDVNKLVQKLSAVGIAVEELVCGGTFTFPIHAKYPNRTLSPGTPVLWDAGYEKSIPDLNFQVASVLVGRVISKPHGKVCFDLGYKAMASEMPQPRLKFLELQVGSVENQSEEHLVITTPQAEELKPGDFVYAVPVHICPTIALHERVYVVENKKAVGTWEVSARKRTFLT; this is translated from the coding sequence ATGTGGAACAAAATAATCAATGAAGCGGAAGTTTTTACTCCATCGGTGTTGGTTTACCCGGAACGAATTCGGGAGAATATCCGGAGGATGATAACAATTGCAGGTGATGTTTTTCGCTTGCGCCCTCATGTGAAAACCCACAAAATGGCGGAAGTTGTCCAACTCCAGGTTCAGCAAAATATTACCAAGTTTAAGTGTGCCACACTTACCGAGATGGAAATGACCGCAATGAACGGCGGAACAGATATTTTGCTTGCATATCCTTTACTGGGGCCCGATATCAGTAATTATTTCAATATTGTCGATAAATATCCTCAGGTAAAATTTTCGGTAACGGTTGACAATGAAAAATCAGTAACTGATCTCGTCGATAAAGCCCGGCAACGACAACAAAAAGTGAATGTTTTTATCGATATCGATAATGGTATGCACCGAACAGGGATTGAACCAGAACCTGCTTTCGACTTTGCTGTGTCCATTTCAATGAATTCATGGCTGAACTTTGTCGGACTTCATATTTACGATGGGCATATTCATGTTTCTGATTTAAAAACACGGACAGAACAGTGTGAAAACGATTTTAGTGATGTAAATAAACTCGTTCAAAAGTTGAGCGCTGTAGGAATTGCAGTTGAAGAACTGGTTTGTGGGGGAACATTTACATTTCCGATTCATGCCAAGTATCCAAACCGGACACTTAGTCCCGGAACTCCCGTTTTATGGGATGCCGGTTACGAGAAATCCATTCCCGATCTTAATTTTCAGGTTGCCTCTGTTCTGGTGGGGCGGGTAATCAGCAAGCCACACGGAAAAGTTTGTTTTGATTTGGGCTACAAAGCTATGGCTTCCGAAATGCCACAACCTCGGCTGAAGTTTCTTGAACTTCAAGTGGGCAGTGTCGAAAATCAAAGCGAAGAGCATTTGGTTATTACAACTCCACAAGCAGAAGAATTAAAACCGGGCGATTTTGTTTATGCTGTCCCTGTTCACATTTGCCCCACCATTGCGTTGCACGAACGTGTTTATGTGGTGGAAAACAAAAAAGCTGTTGGAACGTGGGAAGTTTCGGCACGAAAAAGAACTTTTTTAACGTAA